Proteins from one Malaya genurostris strain Urasoe2022 chromosome 2, Malgen_1.1, whole genome shotgun sequence genomic window:
- the LOC131428090 gene encoding proteasome maturation protein: MEASIKVTPHMPDNFNKFTGHVAPLDESCTAQLQTIHPLKQSEINYDQHRQNLKLQMLRNREGLAAPLKLTMELKSMSKVGHLPFLPSTNVGRDVLTGRDELLDFTDVFNVEENTEILRQPHAVMEKHLGIL; the protein is encoded by the exons ATG GAAGCTTCAATTAAAGTCACGCCTCACATGCCAGATAACTTTAATAAGTTCACCGGACATGTTGCTCCGCTAGATGAAAGCTGTACTGCTCAACTACAGACAATCCATCCACTGAAACAATCTGAGATTAAT TATGATCAGCACAGACAGAACCTAAAGCTTCAGATGCTCCGCAATCGGGAAGGTCTGGCTGCTCCATTAAAACTTACGATGGAGCTCAAATCGATGTCTAAAGTTGGACATTTACCATTCTTACCCTCCACGAATGTTGGGCGGGATGTTTTGACTGGACGAGACGAGCTGTTAGACTTTACCGATGTTTTTAACGTAGAAGAAAATACGGAAATTTTGCGTCAACCTCACGCTGTCATGGAGAAACATCTCGGCATTCTATGA